The Nitrospirota bacterium genome segment AAGGATAAGAAAAAACATGCGTTGGCATCAAAAAAACATCGAAGAAGTCATTACGGAACTCGGGTCGTCGCTCCAGGGCCTTTCCGCGGCAAAGGCGCAGGAGCTGCTCCTGGAGCACGGTCCCAACGAACTTGTGGAGAAGGAGAAGAAGTCTCCATTCATGATGTTCCTCGACCAGTTCAAGGACTTCATGATACTCATCCTCATTGCCGCCGCGCTTATTTCAGGCTTCATCGGCGAGGTCTCGGACACGATTGCCATCATTGTCATTGTTGTCCTGAACGCG includes the following:
- a CDS encoding cation-transporting P-type ATPase, giving the protein MRWHQKNIEEVITELGSSLQGLSAAKAQELLLEHGPNELVEKEKKSPFMMFLDQFKDFMILILIAAALISGFIGEVSDTIAIIVIVVLNAVVGFIQEYRAEKAMAALKKMAAPSAAVMRNGMPETISASRLVPGDVVLLEAGKIVPADMRMIEAALF